The following are encoded together in the Montipora foliosa isolate CH-2021 chromosome 12, ASM3666993v2, whole genome shotgun sequence genome:
- the LOC137980819 gene encoding tigger transposable element-derived protein 6-like codes for MASKCSNCDTETKYKCIKCELAVCNKGCSVFAPETTDGWKAGARVGYCVRCSKTSAPCLVEKKKTENDQKSEDIQDSFRQASSSSERHPASSKARGNRSCLNLSKRVELIRCHRENPKLGVRKLAEKFGCGKTQVAGIIKDEENIMKEWESNEGRAGMKRVNQQKFYEVNQYLWKWYSTCRQSNIPISGPMLQEEVLIIAKRLGGDSGEFNASNGWLDRWKKRYNICEMNVAGEEGDVSQATLDSWSERARELMAGYKPENVWNMDETGQFWKALPDKSLSERGKRCRGGKQAKQRLTWAFFVSASGEKENPIVIGKILNPRCFKNLRDRSFPHSCHYYANEKAWMNSELMGVILSKLNRRMKRENRHILLFLDNAPCHPHSHADMFSNVKLAFLPKNSTSRSQPLDAGIIKAWKVKTKRKLLRYICSQVDSNNKASEIVKSVHLLQAIQWGKQAWDEVDQETVQKCFKKVGLSPDEVDMEEGIDDPFEGEDMMSLEELCAKLGTTETVTAQEFVGADDEVPSCPETIDISQPSWRAELRRNLLEEDEADGSEPSAKEGKVDEAGNEEFDCSVKEPSVKSSTEARKMVLQLSEFADFGGHEKLSNALLTVQDILFDMEFNVPKKQSVIGDYFHPHV; via the coding sequence ATGGCTTCGAAATGCTCGAACTGCGACACAGAGACAAAATACAAATGTATCAAGTGTGAATTGGCAGTGTGCAATAAGGGCTGCTCTGTATTTGCACCAGAAACAACGGATGGATGGAAGGCGGGAGCGAGAGTAGGCTACTGTGTGCGATGTAGTAAAACCTCTGCACCTTGTCTGGTCGAGAAgaagaaaacagagaatgatCAGAAATCTGAAGATATTCAAGATTCCTTTAGGCAAGCTTCCAGTTCTAGTGAAAGACATCCGGCTTCAAGTAAGGCACGTGGCAatagaagctgcctgaatttatCAAAGCGGGTTGAGCTGATACGATGTCACAGGGAAAATCCAAAGCTCGGCGTAAGAAAACTAGCTGAGAAATTTGGTTGCGGAAAGACTCAAGTCGCAGGGATAATTAAAGATGAGGAAAATATTATGAAAGAATGGGAGTCAAACGAAGGTCGGGCTGGTATGAAGAGAGTAAATCAGCAGAAATTCTACGAGGTCAACCAATATCTCTGGAAATGGTATTCGACGTGTAGGCAGTCCAATATTCCAATAAGTGGTCCAATGCTTCAAGAAGAAGTGCTTATCATTGCAAAACGTCTAGGTGGTGACTCGGGAGAATTCAATGCTTCCAACGGGTGGTTGGACAGGTGGAAGAAAAGATATAACATATGTGAGATGAATGTTGCTGGCGAAGAGGGAGATGTCAGTCAGGCTACTCTCGACAGCTGGTCAGAACGTGCGCGGGAATTAATGGCAGGGTACAAACCAGAGAATGTATGGAATATGGACGAGACGGGGCAATTTTGGAAAGCCTTACCAGACAAGAGTTTGTCTGAGCGTGGAAAGCGCTGTCGAGGTggcaagcaagcaaagcaaagATTAACGTGGGCATTCTTTGTAAGCGCATCCGGTGAAAAAGAAAATCCAATCGTTATTGGTAAAATCCTTAATCCGCGATGCTTCAAGAATTTGCGTGACCGAAGTTTTCCTCACAGCTgccattattatgcaaacgagAAGGCTTGGATGAATTCGGAATTAATGGGAGTCATTCTTTCTAAGCTGAACAGGCGCATGAAGCGTGAAAATCGCCACATTCTACTTTTTCTTGATAACGCGCCATGCCACCCACATTCCCATGCGGACATGTTTTCAAATGTAAAACTTGCCTTCCTACCAAAGAATAGCACATCCCGCAGCCAGCCTCTTGATGCAGGAATCATCAAGGCGTGGAAAGTGAAAACGAAGCGAAAACTTCTACGTTATATATGCAGTCAGGTCGACAGTAACAATAAGGCAAGTGAAATTGTTAAGTCTGTGCACCTATTGCAAGCGATTCAATGGGGCAAACAAGCCTGGGATGAGGTGGACCAAGAAACAGTACAGAAATGTTTCAAGAAAGTGGGATTGTCCCCGGATGAGGTTGACATGGAAGAGGGCATCGACGATCCCTTTGAGGGAGAAGATATGATGAGTCTGGAAGAATTATGTGCAAAGCTTGGCACAACTGAGACGGTAACTGCTCAAGAATTCGTTGGTGCTGACGACGAAGTCCCTTCGTGCCCTGAAACCATCGACATTTCTCAACCGTCTTGGCGTGCAGAATTGAGGAGAAATCTTCTGGAAGAGGACGAAGCCGACGGCAGTGAACCATCAGCCAAAGAGGGCAAGGTGGATGAAGCGGGTAACGAAGAGTTTGACTGCAGTGTGAAGGAACCATCCGTGAAATCAAGTACAGAAGCCCGCAAGATGGTATTGCAGCTATCGGAATTTGCTGACTTTGGTGGACACGAAAAGCTGTCGAATGCACTGCTTACGGTGCAGGACATACTATTCGACATGGAGTTCAATGTGCCGAAAAAGCAATCAGTTATCGGCGATTATTTTCATCCACATGTTTAA
- the LOC137980821 gene encoding uncharacterized protein — protein MITRSDDLFVSDVCTSDIVISDHSPVLCHLNLVKPLSKTKFVNFRNLKSIYLDSFKRDISVSLACVDNSDISKLVSHYHEVLASTLNTHAPLKRRAVTVRVKKAPWYTPEIDLQKKVRRRYERRWRSTGLPSDKQKFSKQCAVVNKMLFLSKQQYFNSVVADNENDQHSLFKTVSNLLYPKQSPQYPPSSDDTCLANSFIQFFTDKIKGIRQGFSAVPDTVLSQLDIITCSSAFCCFKAVSEDDVSRLIGSSVKSCSLDPIPASLLLKCLDSFLPTLSAYKAMHSTETALVRIHNDILQSVDAGNCVILIFFDMSAAFDTVVHDVLLDRLADVVKGHNVSYHFYADDSQLSLSFKGNQQLAQSRQSLEQCLTDISSWMLANGLKLNHDKTELMCIHSRFLSRPPLDEIVVCGETIVPCTSAVNLGIVFDECMTGELQVSKICKSSYFHLRNLSSIRKYLITNAAHTIVHAFISSRLDYCNALLYGLPKYLVDRLQHVQNSAARVVTFTRKFDHITPVLIDVHWLPVYYRVIFKLLLLTYKALNGVAPCYLSDLLSYRSPCYSLRSVTNKLLVEPRA, from the exons ATGATCACTCGCTCCGACGACTTGTTTGTATCTGATGTATGTACATCTGATATAGTCATCTCTGATCATTCTCCTGTTCTCTGCCATCTCAATCTTGTTAAGCCTCTTAGTAAGACGAAATTTGTCAATTTTAGAAATCTAAAATCTATCTACCTTGATTCTTTCAAGCGTGATATCAGTGTCTCTCTCGCTTGTGTTGATAATTCTGATATATCTAAGCTGGTTTCACACTATCATGAGGTGCTTGCCTCTACACTCAACACGCATGCTCCACTAAAGCGTAGAGCTGTTACTGTTCGTGTTAAAAAAGCGCCTTGGTACACGCCTGAAATTGACCTCCAGAAGAAAGTTAGGCGAAGGTACGAACGTCGATGGAGGTCCACTGGACTTCCTTCTGACAAGCAGAAATTTTCTAAGCAATGTGCTGTGGTAAACAAGATGCTGTTTTTATCTAAACAGCAGTATTTTAACAGTGTAGTTGCTGATAATGAGAATGACCAACACTCTCTTTTCAAAACTGTTTCTAATTTGCTCTATCCTAAACAGAGCCCACAGTATCCTCCTAGTTCTGATGATACTTGCCTGGCTAActcttttattcagtttttcaCTGATAAAATAAAGGGCATTAGACAGGGGTTTTCAGCTGTTCCTGACACAGTTCTATCGCAATTAGATATTATCACCTGCTCATctgctttttgttgttttaaagcAGTGAGCGAAGATGATGTTTCACGCCTAATAGGGTCGTCAGTGAAATCGTGCAGTCTTGATCCAATTCCTGCCTCTCTTTTGTTAAAGTGTCTGGATTCTTTTTTACCTACTTTG TCGGCGTATAAAGCCATGCACAGCACTGAAACGGCTTTGGTACGTATCCACAACGACATCCTTCAATCTGTTGATGCTGGCAACTGTGTCATTCTGATTTTCTTTGATATGTCAGCTGCGTTTGATACAGTTGTTCATGATGTCTTACTTGATAGACTTG CTGACGTTGTTAAGGGTCATAATGTTAGTTATCATTTTTACGCTGATGATTCTCAGTTGTCTTTGTCGTTTAAGGGTAACCAACAGCTTGCACAATCGAGACAGTCTTTGGAGCAATGTCTCACTGACATTTCATCGTGGATGCTTGCTAATGGTTTGAAGCTAAATCATGATAAGACAGAGCTGATGTGCATCCACTCTAGGTTTCTTAGTCGCCCTCCATTAGATGAGATCGTAGTTTGTGGGGAAACTATTGTCCCTTGTACTTCTGCTGTTAATTTGGGAATAGTTTTCGATGAATGCATGACTGGGGAACTTCAAGTCAGCAAGATTTGCAAGTCGTCTTACTTTCACTTAAGAAATCTGTCTTCTATTAGAAAATATCTTATTACTAATGCTGCTCACACTATTGTTCACGCTTTCATTTCTTCCAGACTCGATTATTGTAATGCTCTTCTTTATGGGCTCCCTAAATATCTTGTTGACAGGCTACAGCACGTTCAGAATTCTGCTGCTCGTGTTGTTACTTTTACAAGGAAGTTTGATCACATCACCCCTGTGTTGATTGATGTTCATTGGCTTCCTGTATACTATAGGGTTATCTTCAAGTTGCTTCTGCTCACTTATAAGGCCTTAAATGGTGTGGCTCCTTGCTATCTGTCTGATCTTCTTTCTTATCGTTCCCCTTGCTACTCTCTCCGCTCTGTTACAAATAAACTTCTTGTTGAACCTAGAGCTTAG